One genomic window of Saccopteryx bilineata isolate mSacBil1 chromosome 4, mSacBil1_pri_phased_curated, whole genome shotgun sequence includes the following:
- the MOSPD3 gene encoding motile sperm domain-containing protein 3, whose protein sequence is MRRRAPQDQELVGPGAPERGSRDAAPPSGPVVPVLVFPPDLVFRADQRSGLRQLLTLYNPTGAALRFRVLCTAPAKYTVFDAEGYVKPQSCIDIVIRHVAPIANHYDVQDRFRIELSEEGAEGRVVGRKDITSVLRGPAYSLEVQGQPDPAPHPGPPSWTAPPLARQLPEKSHQQVATSSFFLFLLTGIISVTFLLLPLQDELGSQLPQILHVSLGQKLVAAYILGLLTMVFLRT, encoded by the exons ATGCGCCGCAGGGCGCCCCAGGACCAGGAGCTGGTGGGTCCCGGGGCTCCTGAGCGGGGGTCCCGGGACGCTGCTCCTCCCTCGGGACCTGTTGTCCCGGTTCTCGTATTTCCCCCGGATCTAGTATTCAGGGCGGACCAACGGAGTGGACTCAGGCAGCTGCTGACCCTCTATAACCCCACGGGAGCTGCGCTTCGCTTCCGAG TCCTGTGCACAGCGCCTGCCAAATACACGGTGTTTGACGCAGAAGGCTATGTGAAGCCTCAGTCCTGCATTGACAT TGTAATTCGCCACGTGGCCCCCATTGCCAACCACTATGATGTCCAGGACCGCTTCCGCATTGAGCTGTctgaggaaggagctgagggccgAGTGGTGGGACGCAAGGACATCACCTCGGTTCTGAGAGGCCCGGCCTACTCCCTTGAAGTTCAGGGGCAGCCTGACCCAGCGCCCCACCCAGGGCCTCCTTCCTGGACAGCACCacccctggccagacagctcccTGAGA AATCCCACCAACAAGTGGCTACcagttccttcttcctcttcttgctGACGGGCATAATCTCAGTGACTTTCCTGCTGCTCCCGCTCCAAGATGAACTCGGCAGCCAGCTGCCCCAGATCCTGCATGTCTCCCTGGGACAAAAGTTGGTGGCAGCCTACATCTTGG gcCTCCTCACTATGGTCTTCCTCCGGACCTGA